The Nitrospira sp. genome includes a region encoding these proteins:
- a CDS encoding HAMP domain-containing protein, giving the protein MPLRVRLTLWYGTVLALVLIVFSVVLYAITARNLRDTVDESLEDTATTAVRLLETHGFLPLIDEEVLLSQFPELTRIDKFFQIFSPSGTITIRSPNIKQHEVPLSRTALDAAFAGESIYESAKYPKEPPLRLISMPIMYRSNLLYIVQVGTSMESVGETLHRFLVLVVVAIPIALAVSLAGGWFLAGRALRPVDRITLAAQRIAAGDLSQRLSIPGAHDEIGRLAATFNNMIGRLDASFRQIRQFTSDASHELRTPLTVMKGETDLVLRKSRPLEDYKAVLESNLEEIDRMTRIVDELLFLSRADMGEVKVESMPVVLQALVEDVHRQAKLLGHERQIEVVLGTVMPVIVQGDDLRLRELLLNLVENAMKYSNPGGKVEISLLKNGQEARLSITDHGIGIAEADHKKIFQRFYRTDVARSHTKKGTGLGLAICAWIADLHKGRVEVKSELGQGSTFTVVLPLVTLPA; this is encoded by the coding sequence ATGCCGCTACGTGTCCGGTTGACCCTCTGGTATGGGACCGTGCTCGCGCTGGTCTTGATCGTGTTCTCCGTGGTTCTCTACGCCATTACGGCGCGAAATCTCCGCGACACCGTCGATGAGTCATTGGAAGATACGGCAACGACGGCCGTGCGCTTGCTCGAAACGCACGGATTTCTTCCTCTGATCGATGAAGAGGTACTCCTCTCTCAGTTTCCGGAGCTGACGCGAATCGATAAGTTCTTCCAGATCTTCAGTCCTTCCGGCACCATTACGATTCGCTCCCCGAACATCAAACAGCACGAGGTTCCACTGAGCCGGACGGCCCTCGACGCCGCGTTCGCCGGGGAGAGTATTTATGAGTCGGCCAAGTACCCGAAGGAGCCTCCCTTGCGGTTGATTTCTATGCCGATCATGTACCGAAGCAATCTGTTGTATATCGTGCAGGTTGGTACGTCGATGGAGTCAGTCGGAGAGACACTCCATCGATTCCTCGTCCTGGTTGTGGTGGCGATCCCGATTGCGCTGGCCGTGTCGCTTGCTGGAGGCTGGTTTCTGGCAGGGCGGGCGCTTCGCCCGGTCGATAGGATTACTCTGGCTGCGCAGCGGATTGCCGCGGGAGATCTCAGTCAGCGGCTCAGTATACCTGGGGCCCACGATGAAATCGGGCGTCTGGCGGCTACCTTCAACAACATGATCGGCCGATTGGATGCCTCGTTTCGCCAAATCCGCCAATTCACCAGCGATGCGTCGCATGAGTTGAGAACGCCGCTGACCGTGATGAAAGGCGAAACAGATCTGGTTTTGAGGAAGTCTCGTCCGCTTGAAGATTACAAGGCGGTGTTGGAGAGCAACCTCGAAGAGATCGATCGGATGACCCGCATCGTGGATGAACTGCTGTTTCTTTCGCGCGCCGATATGGGGGAGGTGAAGGTCGAGTCTATGCCGGTGGTCCTGCAGGCGCTGGTGGAAGACGTCCATCGCCAGGCGAAGTTGCTGGGACATGAACGACAGATCGAAGTGGTGCTGGGAACCGTCATGCCGGTCATTGTCCAAGGGGATGACCTGCGGCTTCGTGAGCTCCTGCTCAATCTCGTTGAAAATGCGATGAAGTATTCGAATCCTGGCGGCAAGGTCGAGATCTCGTTGTTGAAGAACGGACAGGAAGCCAGACTTTCCATCACCGACCATGGGATCGGCATTGCAGAGGCCGACCACAAGAAGATTTTCCAACGGTTCTACCGCACGGATGTGGCCCGTTCCCACACCAAGAAGGGAACAGGGCTCGGGCTTGCCATTTGCGCCTGGATTGCAGATCTCCATAAGGGGCGGGTCGAGGTCAAGAGTGAACTCGGCCAAGGATCGACCTTTACGGTCGTGCTGCCGCTCGTCACTCTTCCAGCTTAG